TGGCTGCCGTCAAAGTGGTCTTCCCGTGGTCAACGTGTCCAATGGTCCCTACGTTTACGTGGGGTTTGGTCCGCTCAAATTTGGCCTTGGCCATGTTCGTTTTTCCTCCTCCTTAAAAACCACTTTTTTACACACTTCTAAATTATTACCACTTTTCTTTAAATCATGCAATAAGCCATAGAACACAAAATTCGCTAAAGGGCTTAAAATTCCTGCTCCCCAAAATAAAAATCACCAGCTTTTGTGCTGGTGATCCTCTACTGGTAGCGGCGCAGGGACTCGAACCCCGGACACAGCGGGTATGAACCGCTTGCTCTAACCAACTGAGCTACGCCGCCGCAATGAGAAGCGCGAGGTGAGAACTGGGAAATGAGAATTCAAGGCTGGAATTCGGCTTTGCCGAATTCCTTTTAAATCTCACCTCTAACCTCTCGCCTCTCACTTCTCAAACTGGAGCCACTAACCGGGA
This region of Desulfofundulus luciae genomic DNA includes:
- a CDS encoding GTP-binding protein, encoding MAKAKFERTKPHVNVGTIGHVDHGKTTLTAA